The Methylomicrobium lacus LW14 genome window below encodes:
- a CDS encoding cupin domain-containing protein: MLIPSVFKKSVLLPSVLFVALSHSASATEAPEIKRTVLLQQNVTLPSPNVNGKVVRVSFPQGVKTPRHTHEGPGPRYVVKGTLQVVEGDKTGIYSEGEVFWETGQSMTVENIGGEPAELIIFEMGPVH, from the coding sequence ATGTTGATCCCATCTGTTTTCAAAAAATCGGTATTGCTGCCGTCAGTATTGTTCGTGGCGCTCAGCCATTCCGCTTCGGCAACAGAAGCGCCGGAAATCAAAAGAACGGTCTTGTTACAGCAAAACGTGACCCTGCCCAGCCCGAATGTGAACGGCAAAGTGGTTCGGGTCAGCTTTCCGCAAGGCGTCAAAACCCCGCGTCATACGCATGAGGGACCGGGACCGCGCTATGTGGTCAAGGGTACGCTGCAAGTGGTCGAGGGCGACAAGACCGGAATTTACTCGGAGGGCGAGGTGTTTTGGGAAACCGGGCAATCGATGACCGTCGAAAACATCGGGGGGGAGCCTGCCGAATTGATCATTTTTGAAATGGGTCCGGTGCATTGA